In Molothrus aeneus isolate 106 chromosome 4, BPBGC_Maene_1.0, whole genome shotgun sequence, the following are encoded in one genomic region:
- the FGF5 gene encoding fibroblast growth factor 5 translates to MSPSFLLLLLLLALPARARREQVPGGAQRGRNAPASSSSSSSSSSPAAAAGPSRFPRSRPDRRRGRLYCRVGIGFHLQLHPDGRVDGAHDASPLSILEIFAVSQGIVGIRGVFSNKFLAMSKKGKLHASARFTVDCHFRERFQENSYNTYASAVHRSPRSGRPWYVALNKRGKAKRGCSPRARPQHVSTHFLPRFGQPQPPELAFTVALPDKKPPPPKAKPAPAPPRRSPGPARYRLKFRFG, encoded by the exons ATGAGCccatccttcctcctcctcctcctcctcctcgccttGCCCGCCCGCGCCCGGCGAGAGCAGGTGCCCGGCGGGGCGCAGCGGGGCCGCAACGCCCCCGcgtcttcctcctcctcctcctcttcctcctccccggcggcggcggcggggccgagcCGCTTCCCGCGGAGCCGCCCGGatcggcggcggggccggctgTACTGCCGGGTGGGCATCGGCTTCCACCTCCAGCTGCACCCCGACGGCCGCGTGGACGGTGCCCACGACGCGAGTCCGCTCA gtattttggaaatatttgctgTGTCTCAGGGGATTGTAGGAATACGAGGAGTTTTCAGCAACAAATTTTTAGCGAtgtcaaaaaaaggaaaactccaTGCAAGT GCTCGCTTCACGGTGGACTGCCATTTCCGGGAGCGCTTCCAGGAGAACAGCTACAACACCTACGCCTCGGCCGTGCACCGCAGTCCCCGCTCGGGCCGCCCGTGGTACGTGGCGCTCAACAAGCGGGGCAAAGCCAAGCGCGGCTGCAGCCCCCGCGCCCGGCCCCAGCACGTCTCCACGCACTTCCTGCCCCGCTTCGGGCAGCCGCAGCCCCCCGAGCTCGCCTTCACCGTGGCCCTGCCCGACAAGAAGCCCCCGCCGCCCAAGGCCaagcccgccccggccccgccgcgcaggagccccggccccgccaggTACCGGCTCAAGTTCCGCTTCGGGTAG